The Carassius auratus strain Wakin chromosome 27, ASM336829v1, whole genome shotgun sequence genome includes a region encoding these proteins:
- the LOC113045142 gene encoding guanylate-binding protein 1-like, whose amino-acid sequence MLARGMACGRLMSAPVCLIENDENGQLHVRKEAKDILDGIKEPVVVVSVVGLYRTGKSYLMNRLAGQQSGFALGSTIESKTKGIWMWCVPHPYKEGHTLVLLDTEGLGDVRKGDEKHDTWIFCLAVLLSSTLVYNSLGVIDNMALEKLHYVTELTENIRVKAEESQDEDKTADFMRVFPSFVWAVRDFTLELIIGNEPITSDEYLESALKLKPGCSPQTEQYNLPRRCLRHFFAVRKCFVFPRPASTQNMRRMEQLTEEELDSEFLDQANTFCHYIFDSADPKTVSGGRIITGTALGNLAEVYVEAIRSGKVPCLENAVVSLAKIQNVSAVEEALQLYMTEMFSMTQLPMHPEELSDIHKNAEKKAVDFFISMSFNDNDQLYQQELMGKICDEYQQMCQQNQEESIQQCKAILHEVFEPLEKGVFDGSYMRSGGYQEYKDMLRHLTSDYRTRTRSQIMSEEVLSKFLKEKENIGNMILQADQSLSEAEQEKEVQRLKNEILEQRQRGVEEQIRLQERAFKDMQRTHKEHVDQIICQMEREQERMRKDNKRVLEAKLREKDALLQMGLQEQASKMQRQIDSLRAEMNKEKSEPSRISRIIDGVSATAELILPGFVSRGLSAVSKWFK is encoded by the exons ATGCTCG CTAGAGGCATGGCGTGTGGCAGGCTCATGTCCGCTCCGGTGTGTCTCattgaaaatgatgaaaatggGCAGCTGCATGTGAGAAAAGAGGCCAAAGACATTCTGGATGGGATCAAGGAGCCGGTGGTGGTGGTCTCTGTGGTGGGACTCTACCGTACGGGGAAATCTTACCTCATGAACCGCCTGGCAGGACAACAGTCCG GGTTTGCTCTCGGCAGCACTATTGAATCAAAGACTAAAGGCATCTGGATGTGGTGTGTCCCTCACCCTTATAAAGAAGGACACACTCTGGTTCTGCTGGACACAGAGGGACTTGGTGACGTAAGGAAG GGGGATGAGAAACATGACACATGGATCTTCTGTCTGGCTGTTCTTCTCAGCAGCACTCTAGTTTACAACAGCTTAGGAGTCATTGATAACATGGCACTGGAAAAGCTGCA CTATGTTACTGAGCTGACGGAGAACATTCGTGTGAAGGCAGAAGAGAGTCAAGACGAGGACAAGACAGCTGATTTCATGCGTGTTTTTCCTTCATTTGTCTGGGCTGTTCGTGACTTCACTCTGGAACTGATAATAGGAAACGAGCCGATAACATCTGATGAGTATCTGGAGAGTGCACTGAAACTCAAACCAG GTTGTTCACCTCAGACTGAGCAGTATAACCTGCCCCGTCGCTGTCTGCGGCATTTCTTTGCGGTGAGGAAGTGCTTCGTCTTCCCACGGCCTGCTAGCACGCAAAACATGAGGAGAATGGAGCAGCTGACTGAGGAAGAACTGGATTCCGAGTTTCTTGACCAGGCAAACACGTTCTGCCATTACATTTTTGACAGCGCAGATCCAAAAACCGTCAGTGGAGGCCGTATAATTACTGGAACAG CTCTGGGTAATCTTGCTGAGGTTTATGTTGAGGCGATTCGCAGCGGGAAGGTTCCTTGTTTGGAGAATGCAGTGGTGTCTCTGGCTAAGATCCAGAATGTCAGTGCAGTGGAGGAGGCCCTGCAGCTCTACATGACAGAGATGTTCAGCATGACTCAGCTTCCAATGCACCCAGAAGAGCTGTCTGACATCCACAAAAATGCAGAGAAGAAAGCAGTTGATTTTTTCATCTCCATGTCCTTCAATGACAATGACCAGCTCTACCAACAAGAGCTCATG GGGAAAATTTGTGATGAATATCAGCAGATGTGCCAGCAGAATCAGGAAGAATCTATTCAGCAGTGTAAAGCTATTCTGCATGAGGTGTTTGAGCCACTGGAAAAAGGTGTTTTTGATGGATCATACATGAGATCTGGAGGATACCAAGAGTACAAAGACATGCTCAGACATCTGACCAGTGACTACAGAACAAGAACACGCTCCCAAATAATG AGTGAAGAAGTGTTGAgcaagtttttgaaagaaaaggaaaatattgGAAATATGATTCTACAAGCTGACCAATCTCTCAGTGAAGCAGAACAGGAGAAAGAAG TGCAGAGGTTGAAGAATGAGATTCTAGAGCAGCGGCAAAGAGGTGTAGAAGAACAGATCCGGTTACAGGAGCGGGCATTTAAAGACATGCAGAGAACCCATAAGGAACATGTGGATCAGATCATTTGTCAGATGGAAAGAGAGCAGGAGAGAATGAGGAAAGACAATAAACGAGTCCTTGAAGCCAAACTAAGA GAGAAGGATGCTCTTCTTCAGATGGGATTACAGGAGCAAGCCTCCAAGATGCAGAGGCAGATTGACAGCTTAAGAGCAGAAATGAATAAAGAGAAGTCAGAACCATCCAGAATCAGCCGGATTATAGATGGTGTCAGTGCCACAGCAGAATTGATCTTGCCGGGCTTTGTTAGCCGTGGTCTGTCTGCAGTCTCAAAATGGTTCAAATAA